From the Vibrio metoecus genome, one window contains:
- a CDS encoding AsmA family protein — MKKLFISLLGLVVLIVGALLALVLLVNPNQFKPLIVEQTKKQTGLDLVIEGDIGWQFFPSIGFELGKTELKNPQGFASPNLFKVESVGIDVSVMPLFDKQLKIGNIRLDGAEFHLETLKDGRSNLDALTQAQSKPASAPATTDSAPASQSSSSEPTAAWSIELGGVSVSNAVLEITDKKAGSHTKLYDVQLSVAEFVPDSWTKATFAAKGDKDQQKFAAQGEAEVRLSADFKQYALRNINLDASFSDPSNQIDSAKLQLDTFEFDKANALTFSVAGKAADMKLNAQGSASLMVNQAISKVGLDALKLQAELEGAALPQSPMKLSLDSQIAFDLTQNHLSVLLNKLTANALSFDGKADVTLADIPKVRFNLHSPEIDLDAFLGTKAQESQPAPAKEAAASSASAPATNAPAEVEPDLSALNALDVAGEISIDKFKASNAHLQNVKANFAVNRGVVDLKSFTANLYQGSVQASAQVDARKTPATYSVKKQIKGVQVKPLLKDVLNNEMLEGTGNIDVNVQGQSLTPSGIQKNLVGTVAINFADGAVKGINVAHLIRTNYAKIKGQSVEEVDTVKKTDFSAMTTTLKLNKGEVTTNDLNMQSPLLRIHGEGKANYLQQNVDFLVRTSIVGTLEGQGGKSLDELRDVTIPINISGAWSDPKFRLVFDDVLKQKAKKEVDRGVEKLTDKIKNEDTKKAVDGLLKGLFN, encoded by the coding sequence ATGAAAAAACTGTTTATTTCTCTTCTCGGTTTAGTTGTGCTGATTGTTGGCGCACTGCTGGCCTTAGTGTTGTTGGTTAACCCCAACCAATTTAAACCTTTAATCGTAGAGCAAACCAAAAAACAAACTGGCTTAGATTTGGTGATTGAAGGCGATATTGGCTGGCAATTTTTCCCATCTATCGGTTTTGAGTTAGGCAAAACCGAGCTGAAAAACCCACAAGGTTTTGCTAGCCCAAACCTGTTTAAAGTTGAGAGTGTGGGTATTGATGTCTCAGTGATGCCACTGTTCGATAAACAGCTCAAAATCGGCAACATCCGTTTGGATGGTGCAGAATTCCATCTGGAAACGCTTAAAGATGGTCGCTCCAATTTGGATGCCTTGACGCAAGCGCAATCTAAACCCGCGTCCGCGCCAGCGACAACTGACTCTGCACCCGCTTCTCAGTCAAGCTCAAGCGAGCCAACCGCGGCGTGGAGTATTGAATTAGGGGGCGTTTCTGTCTCCAATGCGGTGTTGGAAATAACGGATAAAAAAGCGGGTTCGCATACCAAGCTGTATGACGTTCAACTGAGCGTTGCTGAGTTTGTGCCAGACAGCTGGACGAAAGCGACCTTTGCCGCGAAAGGCGATAAAGATCAGCAGAAGTTTGCCGCGCAAGGTGAAGCTGAAGTGCGCCTATCAGCAGATTTTAAGCAATATGCACTACGTAACATTAATCTCGATGCGAGCTTTAGTGATCCAAGTAACCAAATTGATTCTGCGAAGTTGCAACTCGATACTTTTGAGTTTGATAAAGCCAACGCTTTGACCTTCTCTGTGGCGGGTAAAGCGGCAGACATGAAGCTTAATGCGCAAGGTTCTGCATCACTGATGGTCAATCAAGCGATCAGCAAAGTCGGTTTGGATGCACTGAAGCTGCAAGCCGAACTGGAAGGGGCTGCGTTACCGCAATCACCGATGAAGTTAAGTTTAGACTCGCAGATTGCTTTCGATTTGACACAAAACCATCTCAGTGTGCTGCTCAACAAACTAACGGCTAATGCGCTAAGTTTCGATGGCAAAGCGGATGTCACTCTCGCAGATATTCCGAAAGTGCGTTTCAACTTGCACAGCCCTGAGATTGACTTGGATGCCTTCTTAGGCACGAAAGCTCAAGAGTCGCAACCTGCGCCAGCCAAGGAAGCAGCGGCATCCTCAGCGTCAGCTCCCGCGACAAATGCCCCAGCAGAAGTGGAACCAGATTTGTCGGCACTCAACGCCTTGGATGTGGCGGGTGAGATTAGCATTGATAAATTCAAAGCCAGCAACGCCCATCTACAAAATGTAAAAGCGAATTTTGCGGTCAATCGTGGCGTGGTGGATTTGAAATCCTTCACCGCGAATCTGTATCAAGGATCCGTGCAAGCTAGCGCGCAAGTGGATGCGCGTAAAACGCCCGCGACTTACAGTGTGAAGAAGCAGATCAAAGGGGTACAGGTTAAGCCTTTGCTAAAAGATGTGCTGAACAACGAAATGCTAGAAGGCACAGGCAATATTGATGTGAATGTGCAAGGCCAGAGCCTAACACCAAGCGGCATCCAGAAAAATCTGGTCGGTACTGTGGCGATTAACTTTGCCGATGGTGCGGTGAAGGGCATTAACGTGGCGCACTTGATTCGTACCAACTACGCCAAAATCAAAGGCCAAAGTGTTGAAGAAGTGGATACCGTCAAGAAAACCGACTTTAGTGCGATGACGACGACGCTGAAACTCAATAAAGGTGAAGTAACGACCAACGATCTTAATATGCAATCGCCATTGTTGCGTATTCATGGTGAAGGTAAAGCCAATTACCTACAGCAAAATGTTGATTTTCTGGTGCGTACTTCGATTGTTGGAACCTTGGAAGGTCAGGGCGGTAAGAGTTTAGATGAGCTGCGCGATGTGACCATCCCGATCAATATTTCAGGCGCATGGAGTGATCCGAAGTTCCGCTTGGTGTTTGATGATGTACTCAAACAAAAAGCCAAGAAAGAAGTGGATCGCGGCGTGGAAAAATTGACGGACAAGATCAAAAACGAAGACACCAAGAAAGCGGTGGATGGGTTGTTGAAAGGTCTATTTAACTGA
- the udk gene encoding uridine kinase — protein sequence MSENNQCVIVGIAGASASGKSLIASTIYNELRAKVGDHQIGVITEDCYYKDQSHLSMEERVKTNYDHPSALDHDLLCQHLQMLARGEAVEVPEYSYTEHTRTEQTTTMTPKKVIILEGILLLTDPRLRDLMHATVFMDTPLDICLLRRVKRDVQERGRTMESVLKQYQETVRPMFMQFIEPSKQYADIIVPRGGKNRIAIDVLKAHIAKLLKS from the coding sequence ATGTCTGAGAATAATCAATGTGTCATCGTCGGTATTGCTGGCGCTTCTGCTTCTGGTAAGAGTCTCATTGCGAGCACGATTTATAATGAGCTACGCGCCAAAGTGGGTGACCATCAAATCGGTGTGATTACGGAAGATTGCTACTACAAAGATCAGAGCCATCTGAGCATGGAAGAACGTGTTAAAACCAACTACGACCACCCAAGTGCGCTAGACCACGATCTCCTTTGCCAACATTTGCAAATGCTGGCGCGTGGCGAAGCGGTTGAAGTGCCAGAATACAGCTACACTGAGCACACACGTACCGAGCAAACCACCACCATGACGCCGAAGAAAGTGATCATTCTGGAAGGCATCCTGCTTCTGACCGATCCACGTCTACGTGATTTGATGCACGCGACCGTATTTATGGATACGCCGCTGGATATCTGCTTGCTGCGCCGTGTGAAGCGTGATGTACAAGAGCGTGGTCGCACTATGGAATCTGTACTGAAGCAGTATCAAGAGACGGTACGCCCTATGTTTATGCAATTTATTGAGCCGTCTAAACAGTACGCTGACATCATTGTGCCGCGTGGTGGTAAAAACCGTATCGCGATTGATGTTCTCAAAGCGCATATCGCAAAATTGCTCAAATCGTAA
- the apbC gene encoding iron-sulfur cluster carrier protein ApbC: MQSIQSKQDLCLWLSQFSHPDLIADWAMSPSVVTIMPNQQVTIQLPFAANTLINELSDWIAKQQASGAIAPVTFDIQVKPQALETRVSAAVKGVKNIIAVTSGKGGVGKSTTAVNLALAIAKSGSKVGLLDADIYGPSVPLMLGKTQTKPVVRENKWMQPIEAHGIATHSIGYLVDEADAAIWRGPMASKALAQLLNETEWPDLDYLVIDMPPGTGDIQLTLAQQIPVTGAVIVTTPQDLALADARKGAAMFAKVDVPVIGLVENMSYHICSHCGEKEHIFGVGGAQTLAAEFGLSLLAQIPLHIDMREDIDAGVPTVVARPNSEHTERYLALAQRMCASLFWQGKAKPESIQIQWVN, encoded by the coding sequence ATGCAATCTATTCAATCCAAACAGGATCTCTGCCTATGGCTGAGTCAATTTTCGCATCCCGATTTAATTGCAGATTGGGCAATGTCACCGTCTGTCGTTACGATAATGCCCAATCAGCAAGTCACGATTCAACTACCGTTTGCTGCGAACACTCTTATCAATGAATTGAGTGACTGGATCGCCAAGCAGCAGGCAAGCGGCGCGATTGCGCCAGTAACCTTTGACATTCAAGTGAAACCTCAAGCGCTGGAAACTCGCGTAAGTGCGGCAGTCAAAGGGGTGAAAAACATTATTGCGGTGACGTCAGGCAAAGGTGGCGTGGGTAAATCCACGACTGCGGTGAATCTTGCACTCGCAATTGCGAAGTCAGGATCCAAAGTTGGTTTATTGGATGCCGATATTTATGGTCCTTCCGTCCCGCTCATGCTCGGTAAAACCCAAACTAAACCAGTAGTGCGTGAAAATAAATGGATGCAGCCAATTGAGGCACACGGTATTGCCACGCATTCGATTGGTTATTTGGTTGATGAGGCGGATGCCGCGATTTGGCGTGGGCCAATGGCTTCTAAGGCGCTGGCGCAGTTACTTAATGAAACCGAGTGGCCGGATCTGGATTATCTGGTGATCGATATGCCGCCGGGCACGGGGGATATTCAGCTCACCCTCGCGCAGCAAATTCCGGTGACCGGCGCAGTGATTGTGACCACGCCGCAGGACTTAGCGCTCGCCGATGCCCGCAAAGGCGCAGCGATGTTTGCCAAAGTGGACGTGCCCGTGATTGGGCTGGTGGAAAACATGAGTTACCACATCTGTAGTCATTGCGGCGAAAAAGAGCATATTTTCGGCGTGGGCGGAGCGCAAACTCTTGCCGCTGAATTTGGTTTATCCCTGCTGGCACAAATTCCGCTGCATATTGACATGCGAGAGGATATTGATGCGGGAGTTCCGACCGTGGTGGCGCGTCCCAATAGCGAACATACCGAACGCTATTTAGCGTTGGCGCAGCGTATGTGTGCTTCGCTGTTTTGGCAAGGCAAAGCCAAACCAGAGAGCATTCAAATCCAGTGGGTTAATTAA
- the metG gene encoding methionine--tRNA ligase: protein MANDPRKLLVTCALPYANGSIHLGHMLEHIQADIWVRYQRLRGNTVNFICADDAHGTPIMLKAQQMGMTPEAMIEMVSEEHQRDFAGFDISFDNYHSTHSDENRELASHIYLQLKKNGFISSRTISQLFDPEKEMFLPDRFVKGTCPKCKSEDQYGDNCDACGETYSPTELINPKSAVSGATPVMKDSEHFFFDLPQFESMLKEWTRSGSLQSETANKMQEWFEGGLQQWDISRDAPYFGFEIPGEKDKFFYVWLDAPIGYMGSFKNLCDKRGDLDFNEYWNKDSKTELYHFIGKDIVYFHSLFWPAMLDGSGFRKPTNVFVHGYVTVNGAKMSKSKGTFVKASTYLNHLDPECLRYYYAAKLNNRIDDLDLNLEDFTQRVNADVVNKIVNLASRNAGFITKRFDGKLSAQFAEPELYAEFAGAADRIAELFEAREFGRAIREITALADKANQYVDEKAPWVVAKQEGQDQALQDICTVGINLFRVLVTYLKPVMPALAERTEAFLNQELTWEGIATPLTDHAVTPFKALFNRIDPKHVEAMIEASKAEAAAEKAAADAAKPKSEETELSKDPLAAEIEFDDFAKVDLRIAKILSCEAVEKSDKLLKFELDIGGETRQVFSGIKSAYQPEDLIGKYTVVVANLKPRKMKFGMSEGMILAAGPGGSDLWLLEPHQGAQAGMRVM from the coding sequence ATGGCAAACGATCCAAGAAAACTTCTGGTAACTTGTGCCCTGCCTTACGCGAACGGTTCAATCCACCTTGGTCATATGCTTGAGCATATCCAAGCTGACATTTGGGTTCGTTATCAGCGTCTGCGTGGCAATACAGTAAACTTTATCTGTGCGGATGATGCGCACGGCACACCTATCATGCTGAAAGCACAGCAAATGGGTATGACACCAGAAGCGATGATCGAGATGGTGAGCGAAGAGCACCAACGCGACTTTGCTGGCTTCGATATTAGCTTTGATAACTACCACAGCACGCACAGCGATGAAAACCGCGAGCTGGCTTCGCACATCTATCTGCAACTGAAAAAGAACGGTTTTATTTCAAGCCGCACCATTTCTCAGCTGTTCGATCCTGAAAAAGAGATGTTCCTGCCGGATCGTTTCGTAAAAGGAACCTGCCCGAAATGTAAATCAGAAGACCAGTACGGTGACAACTGTGACGCCTGTGGTGAAACTTACAGCCCGACTGAGCTGATCAATCCAAAATCAGCGGTCTCTGGTGCGACGCCAGTGATGAAAGATTCTGAGCACTTTTTCTTTGACCTGCCTCAGTTCGAAAGCATGCTCAAAGAATGGACGCGTTCAGGTTCTCTGCAATCTGAAACCGCTAACAAAATGCAAGAGTGGTTTGAAGGTGGCTTGCAGCAGTGGGATATCTCCCGTGATGCACCGTACTTCGGTTTTGAAATCCCGGGCGAGAAAGACAAATTCTTCTACGTGTGGCTAGATGCCCCTATTGGTTACATGGGTTCATTCAAAAACCTGTGCGACAAGCGTGGCGATCTGGACTTTAACGAATACTGGAATAAAGACAGCAAAACAGAGCTTTACCACTTCATCGGTAAAGACATCGTTTACTTCCACAGCTTGTTCTGGCCTGCAATGCTGGATGGCTCTGGTTTCCGTAAACCCACCAACGTGTTTGTGCATGGTTATGTGACCGTCAATGGCGCGAAAATGTCTAAGTCGAAAGGTACGTTTGTGAAAGCAAGCACTTACCTGAATCACTTGGATCCAGAGTGTCTACGTTACTACTACGCAGCAAAACTGAACAACCGCATTGACGATCTCGATTTGAACCTCGAAGACTTCACCCAACGTGTGAATGCTGACGTGGTGAACAAAATCGTTAACCTTGCGTCACGTAACGCAGGCTTCATCACTAAGCGTTTTGATGGCAAGCTGTCAGCACAATTTGCTGAGCCTGAGCTGTATGCAGAATTTGCTGGCGCAGCCGATCGCATTGCGGAGCTGTTTGAAGCGCGTGAGTTTGGTCGTGCCATCCGTGAAATTACTGCATTGGCAGACAAAGCGAACCAGTATGTAGATGAAAAAGCCCCTTGGGTTGTCGCGAAACAAGAAGGCCAAGACCAAGCGCTGCAAGATATCTGTACTGTAGGCATTAACTTGTTCCGCGTACTGGTTACTTACCTCAAGCCAGTGATGCCCGCTTTGGCAGAGCGCACTGAAGCTTTCCTAAACCAAGAACTGACTTGGGAAGGCATCGCAACACCGCTGACTGATCATGCGGTAACGCCATTCAAAGCGCTGTTCAACCGTATCGATCCGAAACACGTTGAAGCCATGATTGAAGCGTCTAAAGCCGAGGCGGCAGCAGAAAAAGCCGCGGCAGATGCAGCAAAACCAAAGAGTGAAGAAACTGAACTGAGCAAAGATCCCCTAGCGGCTGAAATTGAGTTCGATGATTTCGCGAAAGTGGATCTGCGTATTGCCAAGATTCTTTCTTGTGAAGCCGTAGAGAAATCAGACAAGTTACTTAAGTTTGAACTCGACATCGGCGGTGAAACCCGTCAAGTCTTCTCTGGCATTAAATCTGCCTACCAACCAGAAGATCTGATTGGCAAATACACGGTTGTGGTAGCCAACCTCAAACCACGCAAGATGAAGTTTGGTATGTCAGAAGGCATGATCCTCGCCGCCGGCCCTGGCGGTAGTGACCTGTGGTTGCTTGAACCACATCAAGGTGCTCAAGCGGGCATGCGCGTGATGTAA
- the tnpA gene encoding IS200/IS605-like element IS1004 family transposase, with amino-acid sequence MGDYRSSSHVYWRCKYHIVWTPKFRFKILKGNVAKELNRSIYILCNMKDCEVLELNVQPEHVHLVAIIPPKVSISTLMGVLKGRSAIRLFNKFPHIRKKLWGNHFWARGYFVDTVGVNEEIIRRYVRHQDKKELEQEQQLELLRD; translated from the coding sequence ATGGGCGACTACAGAAGTTCATCACACGTCTATTGGCGTTGCAAATATCATATTGTTTGGACACCAAAATTTCGTTTTAAGATCTTAAAAGGTAATGTAGCCAAAGAGCTAAATCGTTCGATCTACATTCTTTGTAATATGAAAGATTGTGAAGTTTTGGAACTCAATGTTCAGCCAGAACATGTCCACTTAGTTGCGATAATTCCGCCCAAAGTATCGATTTCGACGTTGATGGGAGTTTTAAAGGGTAGGAGTGCAATTAGGCTATTCAACAAGTTTCCACATATCAGGAAAAAGTTATGGGGAAATCATTTTTGGGCGCGAGGCTATTTTGTGGATACGGTAGGTGTAAATGAAGAAATCATTAGACGGTATGTACGGCATCAAGACAAAAAAGAGCTTGAGCAAGAGCAGCAGTTAGAGTTATTGAGAGACTAA
- the udp gene encoding uridine phosphorylase: MTKTVFHLGVTEADLNGATLAIIPGDPARVQKIAELMDNPVFLASHREYTVYRAELDGQSVVVCSTGIGGPSTSIAVEELAQLGVRTFLRVGTTGAIQPHVNVGDMIVTTGSVRLDGASLHFAPMEFPAVPDFDVATAMKAAAQESGATVHMGITASSDTFYPGQERYDTFTGRVVRRFQGSMKEWQEMGVLNFEMESATLLTMCASSGLKAGCVAGVIINRTQKEIPDHATLKETEARSIKVVVEAARKMLK; encoded by the coding sequence ATGACCAAAACTGTATTCCACCTTGGTGTGACTGAAGCAGATTTAAACGGTGCAACATTAGCGATTATCCCGGGCGACCCTGCTCGTGTACAAAAAATTGCTGAGCTGATGGATAACCCAGTTTTCCTCGCTAGCCATCGTGAATATACCGTGTACCGCGCAGAGCTGGATGGCCAGTCTGTTGTGGTTTGTTCAACCGGTATTGGTGGTCCTTCAACGTCGATTGCAGTAGAAGAACTGGCACAATTGGGTGTACGTACTTTCCTGCGTGTTGGCACTACAGGTGCTATTCAACCACACGTTAATGTGGGTGACATGATTGTTACAACGGGTTCAGTGCGTTTGGATGGTGCAAGCTTGCACTTCGCGCCGATGGAATTCCCAGCAGTACCGGATTTTGATGTGGCGACCGCAATGAAAGCGGCAGCACAAGAAAGCGGTGCAACAGTGCACATGGGTATTACCGCTTCTTCTGATACTTTCTACCCAGGCCAAGAGCGTTACGATACTTTCACCGGCCGTGTCGTGCGCCGTTTCCAAGGCTCTATGAAAGAGTGGCAAGAAATGGGCGTGCTGAACTTTGAAATGGAATCGGCAACTCTGCTGACCATGTGCGCGAGCTCTGGTTTGAAAGCGGGCTGTGTGGCGGGGGTGATCATCAACCGTACTCAGAAAGAGATCCCTGACCACGCAACGTTGAAAGAAACCGAAGCTCGTTCTATCAAAGTTGTGGTCGAAGCTGCGCGTAAGATGCTGAAATAA
- a CDS encoding zinc/cadmium/mercury/lead-transporting ATPase yields the protein MCTKHHACRSKSLTKPMSGHQTSCAGSPKIASIRAADVVASCGGDSCCSGAEGGGSSDEEPERRRNSELSSRFQQSWFIAGMDCPSCAQKIEKAVKQLSDVTQVHVTFATQKLVVGFNQESTARHIEQAVVNSGFTLSSTGATASAAESTKPPFWQSENARIIGISALMAVGVIVNSAEISRWIFTITCLLGLLPIIQQAWRLGKSGSPFSIETLMSVAAIGALYLGETLEAAMVLLLFLIGERLEAYAASRARSGVQALMALVPENALRIENGQRITVPVAQLQPGDVIEVAPGGRLPADGRLLAAASLDNSALTGESLPVELTAGERVSAGCVVVDKVVQIEITSKQGENAIDRILHMIEEAESRKAPLERFLDKFSRWYTPLMMVVAVAVITIPPLAFGADWQTWIYRGLALLLIACPCALVISTPAAITSGLASAARRGALIKGGAALEQLGKIETIAFDKTGTLTEGKPQVTDLIAYQGWNENRLLAQAAAIEMGSHHPLATSLVAKAQATGCEIPDAEDKTALVGRGISGRINGVTYQILAPNRVAIALPETVRQQVEQLEAESKTVVVMLEGESAVGVIAWQDTLRQDARQAVEALQRIGVNALMLTGDNERSAAAMGRQLNMDFRAGLLPQDKVKYIQQLAQNQRVAMVGDGINDAPAMKEASIGIAMGGGTDVALETADAALTHNRLVELASMIELSRATLAIIRQNVTLALGLKAVFLVTSLLGITGLWVAVLADSGATALVTLNALRLLRFGSRSPS from the coding sequence ATGTGCACTAAACACCATGCTTGTCGTTCAAAATCATTAACGAAACCTATGTCTGGCCACCAAACAAGTTGCGCGGGAAGCCCTAAAATTGCGTCAATCCGTGCTGCCGACGTTGTGGCTTCATGTGGCGGTGATAGCTGCTGCAGTGGCGCTGAGGGCGGCGGAAGTTCCGATGAGGAGCCCGAGCGACGTCGAAATTCAGAGCTCTCATCACGTTTTCAGCAAAGCTGGTTCATTGCGGGAATGGATTGTCCTTCCTGTGCGCAAAAAATTGAAAAAGCAGTCAAACAACTGAGTGATGTCACTCAGGTACACGTCACTTTTGCTACCCAGAAACTGGTCGTGGGTTTTAACCAAGAATCGACGGCGCGACACATTGAACAAGCCGTGGTGAATAGTGGTTTTACCTTAAGTTCAACGGGTGCGACAGCTTCGGCTGCAGAGTCCACGAAACCACCGTTTTGGCAAAGTGAAAACGCACGAATTATTGGTATTTCAGCCTTGATGGCGGTGGGAGTAATAGTCAATTCCGCCGAAATCAGCCGTTGGATATTCACAATTACCTGTCTGTTAGGTTTATTACCGATCATTCAGCAAGCTTGGCGTCTGGGCAAATCGGGTTCTCCTTTCTCGATTGAAACCTTGATGTCGGTTGCGGCGATTGGCGCATTGTATCTGGGGGAAACCTTAGAAGCAGCAATGGTTCTTCTACTGTTTTTGATTGGTGAACGCTTGGAAGCGTACGCCGCGTCACGCGCCCGAAGCGGAGTGCAAGCCTTAATGGCTCTGGTGCCTGAAAATGCGCTACGGATTGAAAATGGTCAGCGTATTACGGTGCCGGTCGCGCAGTTACAGCCGGGAGATGTCATTGAAGTGGCTCCCGGAGGTCGTTTACCTGCGGATGGGCGCTTACTTGCCGCCGCCAGTCTGGATAACAGTGCGTTAACGGGCGAATCCTTACCTGTCGAATTAACGGCAGGGGAGCGGGTTTCTGCAGGTTGTGTGGTCGTGGATAAGGTGGTGCAGATTGAAATCACCTCGAAACAAGGTGAAAACGCGATCGACCGTATTTTGCATATGATTGAGGAAGCGGAGTCACGTAAAGCACCGTTGGAGCGGTTCTTAGATAAATTCAGCCGTTGGTACACACCACTTATGATGGTAGTGGCTGTTGCGGTAATTACGATTCCACCGTTGGCATTTGGTGCCGATTGGCAAACGTGGATTTACCGAGGCTTGGCTTTGTTGCTGATTGCTTGCCCTTGTGCTCTGGTGATTTCAACTCCTGCGGCCATTACTTCAGGCTTAGCCTCTGCGGCGCGTCGTGGTGCTTTGATTAAGGGCGGAGCCGCATTAGAACAACTCGGTAAAATCGAAACCATTGCCTTTGATAAAACCGGTACGTTGACCGAAGGTAAGCCACAAGTGACGGATCTTATTGCTTATCAGGGATGGAACGAGAACCGCTTATTGGCTCAAGCAGCTGCGATAGAGATGGGGTCACATCATCCATTAGCTACATCACTGGTCGCTAAAGCACAAGCAACAGGTTGTGAGATCCCAGATGCGGAAGATAAAACCGCGCTCGTAGGAAGAGGCATTAGCGGAAGGATTAATGGTGTCACTTACCAAATTTTAGCGCCCAATCGGGTTGCAATAGCATTACCTGAAACCGTACGCCAACAGGTAGAACAGCTCGAAGCAGAAAGTAAAACGGTGGTGGTGATGCTAGAAGGGGAGAGCGCCGTAGGCGTGATTGCTTGGCAAGATACCTTGCGGCAAGACGCTCGCCAAGCTGTTGAAGCACTGCAGAGAATTGGTGTGAATGCGTTAATGCTAACGGGTGATAACGAACGCAGTGCTGCCGCCATGGGTCGCCAATTGAATATGGATTTTCGTGCGGGGTTACTACCGCAAGATAAAGTGAAATATATCCAGCAGTTAGCGCAGAATCAGCGTGTCGCCATGGTGGGCGATGGCATTAACGATGCCCCTGCGATGAAAGAAGCCAGTATTGGTATTGCCATGGGCGGCGGTACGGATGTGGCGTTAGAAACGGCCGATGCGGCGCTGACCCACAACCGGTTGGTTGAGCTTGCCAGCATGATTGAACTGTCGCGGGCGACGCTGGCGATTATTCGCCAAAACGTCACCTTGGCATTAGGTCTAAAAGCCGTGTTTTTGGTCACGAGCTTACTTGGCATTACGGGGCTGTGGGTCGCTGTGCTTGCCGATAGTGGTGCGACAGCATTGGTCACACTGAATGCGCTACGTTTGCTCCGATTCGGTTCTCGATCTCCGTCATGA
- a CDS encoding CBS domain-containing protein, with protein sequence MNSLKVSDYMTTQAITFSPEMSLTAALEKVVRSDNMGGPVIDAQRHVVGFLSEQDLLDKLVHASYHCQDTHIVSDCMHNEVLSVSPDTSIIEMAAMMKVGKPKMYPVIEDGKLVGVITRRDVLRALSKTLNSCFQHPV encoded by the coding sequence ATGAACTCACTGAAAGTTAGTGATTATATGACCACGCAAGCGATTACCTTTAGTCCGGAAATGTCGTTGACTGCCGCGTTAGAGAAAGTGGTGCGTTCAGACAATATGGGGGGCCCCGTCATTGATGCACAGCGGCATGTGGTTGGATTTTTATCCGAACAGGATTTGTTGGATAAATTGGTACACGCCAGTTATCACTGCCAAGATACTCATATCGTTAGCGACTGCATGCATAACGAAGTGCTGTCGGTGTCACCGGACACTTCAATTATCGAGATGGCGGCGATGATGAAAGTGGGAAAACCTAAAATGTACCCTGTGATAGAGGATGGCAAGCTAGTCGGGGTGATCACTCGGCGTGATGTTCTTCGTGCTTTGAGTAAAACATTAAATAGCTGTTTTCAACATCCCGTTTAA
- a CDS encoding GGDEF domain-containing protein codes for MTSIFSSTIIANPEILQFIFQSLPEPTFLLNKQGVYLEAWGGTDSERHHNPSYLVGLNQYDVLPAAQAAWFTEVIVESIEQNCAKELEYEVDPTQLPCFQHVPGPTDKQYFSALVIPLPGTEMVLWTIRNISDYKHTVEKLAQHQLELEHLTHMDHLTQVYNRYAMDSLLPQALDIARLDKMSAAILMIDIDCFKEYNDGYGHIQGDEVLRKISQTLRRWKSNLELCFRYGGDEFLIFMTGANIELCQQRAEELMGMIANLHIPHHSSRVSDHVTITIGIRHCDLIEREMTAEKLVSVADKALFHAKHQQRGTIHMFSSTTWHE; via the coding sequence GTGACTTCTATTTTCTCCTCGACGATTATTGCTAACCCTGAAATTCTGCAGTTTATTTTCCAATCACTGCCTGAACCTACCTTTCTGCTCAATAAACAAGGTGTCTATTTAGAAGCATGGGGAGGCACTGACAGTGAACGCCACCATAATCCCTCTTACTTAGTGGGTTTAAATCAGTATGACGTACTCCCCGCAGCACAAGCGGCTTGGTTTACCGAGGTGATTGTTGAGTCAATCGAACAAAATTGTGCTAAAGAGTTGGAATATGAAGTCGACCCAACTCAGTTGCCTTGCTTTCAGCATGTTCCAGGACCTACCGACAAGCAGTATTTTTCTGCGTTAGTGATCCCGTTACCGGGCACGGAAATGGTGCTATGGACAATACGTAACATCTCCGATTACAAGCACACGGTTGAAAAACTCGCACAGCATCAGTTGGAGTTGGAACACCTAACGCATATGGACCATCTCACCCAAGTGTATAACCGCTATGCGATGGATTCATTACTACCGCAAGCTCTTGATATTGCAAGACTGGATAAGATGAGCGCCGCCATACTGATGATCGATATCGATTGTTTTAAAGAGTACAACGATGGGTATGGTCATATTCAAGGTGATGAGGTTCTGCGTAAAATCAGCCAAACGTTACGCCGATGGAAATCCAACCTTGAACTCTGTTTCCGTTACGGAGGAGATGAGTTTCTGATTTTTATGACAGGTGCGAATATCGAACTGTGCCAACAGCGCGCTGAAGAATTAATGGGGATGATCGCGAATTTGCACATCCCACATCACAGTTCAAGAGTCTCAGATCACGTGACGATCACGATAGGCATTCGTCACTGTGACTTGATAGAGCGAGAAATGACGGCCGAAAAACTGGTTTCTGTTGCCGATAAGGCCCTTTTTCATGCTAAACATCAGCAACGTGGCACGATTCATATGTTCAGTAGTACGACTTGGCATGAATAA